In the genome of Microcoleus vaginatus PCC 9802, the window GTTCCCGTTGCAGCCAAAAATGTTGTTAAATTCGCCCACCCTTCCTCTATGTCCAATATTTCTATCAAAATTTTGTGAAAATAAACTAAACCTATACAAGATAGGATTCCTACAGTTGTCAAGGTCACGACATAATAAGTTAATCCCAAATTATTCGACAAATCAATACCGCAGAGGTTTCTTAATAAAAAATAAACTGCCGCTCCCATAAGTGCTGGCAGCGGCGGTTTATCCGAATAGAAGTGGTTGTTGTAAAAATACTTGTCGATGGTAAATAATTTGGAGTCTCCCAATTGAGAGTTATCCAGCGTAAAAGTTTGATATTCCACCAAAGATTTAATAGTGGCTATTCTAGAAGCATCAGCAACAGATTGGATATCGGCTTTCGTCAGCAGAACCAGCAAAAGAAAATACATTAAAAAAACTCTGACATTCTTGTCGCGTTGCATCGGCTTTAATCGTTCTAAAAATTGCATCGCTTTTATGAGGTTGAATATATATAAGAGTGACGCGACCCCCTGGCGGCAACCACAAAATGTCAAGATAGTTTACGTTTTGTAGGGCAGGCAAGATGCTTGCCCTATTCACAGTTGGGTTGGGGTCTATCGACAGCGAAACCTCAACCTCCTATTACTAACTTTGGCGATGGGCAACTACCGCATAAAACGGATCGCCACTTGCTATTCGCAGCATTTGCATAAAACTCGGCAAGTTAGGCTTACGAACAATTACTTCCGGCTTGCTAAATCCGGGTATATTCGCTCCTTTGACAGAATCAAAGTAACCCTTGACTAATTCTACCCGATCGCCCTCGGAACCTTCCCGCCAAGCCGCGATCGCCTTTTGATAAAACATCCGGTTGGAAAAACTCATAATTGCTATGCCCCCCGGCTTCAAAATCCGGTGAATCTCGGCAAAAACCGCATCGGGGTGCTGCAAATACTGTACCGAAACGCAGTTGACAACCGCGTCAAATTCTGCATCCGGGAGTGGCAATTTGGGATTTGCGTTCAAATTTTGCACGAAATAATGATTCAGCCTGCGATTTTTTGCCAACTCCTCTTCATTCATGCCGTGCCCTTCGACATGGGCAAATTGCATCTCGTCGGGCAAGTGAGAAACCCAACTGCTCATCATATCAAAAATCCGAGTATTCGGTTTCAGCCGTTCCCGATATAACCCGGTGAGTTGCTCAATGAATCCATCGTCTACGTGAGTCACAAACCGGGGAGCGGAATAGAACAAATTGTCGTCGGTGTCGTCTAACTTGGTGCGTTGGTCGGCTGGAAGCAACATAAATTCTGATCGCAAACTAGATTTACTCTTTCTAGTGTAAGAACAATAAGAATTGTTAACATATCCGGCAGAGGGCGGATTCCCGGTTTTAGCGTAGCAGTCGATCGCCAAAAAACCTACTGGCACCCTTTGGGCTGACCGCTTTTCACTGGCTGGTACTGTGCTGCTTGTGGCCAGAAGACGGTTTGCCGACTTCCAGCATTGGCGACAAACTGCAATAAGTAGGCGGGACGCTGACAGGCGCGATCGATCCCATGCAACAAACAGGCCTATTCCGGGAGACAGACACTCGCGATCGTCGCATTTGGCTGACAAACTCCGGTACACAACTGCAAGACGTATTGCCCCCGCTGGTAGCTGAAATCCGATATCTAGCTGTCGAGGGGATTTCACAAGGCTGATCGAGAACTCTTTTGCCCACTGATCGGGCGATCGTCAATCTTTCCTAAACCGACAAATCAATCTTTTTGGTAAAGCACAGCAGCCTCTACCTCCACTACATTACAAATAACCCCAACATACTACGCACTCTTAAAAAAAACAGTGCAACTTTTCTACACCAATAGCACCGCACCCGCCGGACAAATCGCCCCCAAATCCGTTGAAGTCTGGCAGCGGGTGCAGCCGGAAACTCCGTTAATGGCGATCGTCAGTAATGATTTGTGGATAATTGCTAACTTCAAAGAAACGCAACTGGCAAACATGAAACTAGGTCAAAAAGTATAAATAAAAGTAGATGCTTTTGGTGTTCGTAAAATTGAGGGCAGTTTCGATAGTTTATCCCCTGCTTCTGGCGCTCAATTCTCCTTATTGCCTCCCGATAATCCTACGGGAAACTTCACCAAAGTTGGGCAGCGGATTCCGGTAAAAGTTGTGTTTGATGCCGAAAGCATTAAAGGCTATGAATCGCGGATTGCACCGGGGATGTCTGCTACGGTAAATGTTGAATTGAAATGAGGGAAGGCACGAGGGAGCATCTCAATGAAAGCACCCAAGCTAGAAATGGGAGTTAGGAGCCAGGAGCCAGGAGGAAAGAGGAAGAAGGAAGGAGCCAGAAGAAGTGTTTTTACAAATATGAGATGCTCCCAGGCACGACACGGATGTTGACACGGAGACACGGAGGAATTTAGAAGTCCGGCATTTGATTTGTTTCTGTTAAGGACGACTAGCAGGAGAAATCCCCAACTTCTTGGAGCAGTTTGAGAAGTTTGAGCAGTCTGGGATTGGATTTGTTTCGGTTAAGGGCGAGCGCCCTTACAATATCATTTTAAAAAGTTAGGTATCTGGTAGTGAAAACGAAACCGAAATCTTGTTCACCAGCTCGAAAACGGGTTATTGCTTTGTGATTAGTGACGATCGATTCAAATCGGAAAAATTTTATTGCCAACAAAACAACTCTATGGTATACTAGAAGATTGTGAATATTAATCAAAAGTAAAGTAACAAGCCGGGAGAAATCAAAATGACACAGCAAACCCTGCACGGAACCAGTCGCAAAAGAAAAAGAACATCCGGTTTTCGTGCCAGAATGCGTACCGCAACTGGTCGATTGGTAATCAAAGCTCGCCGCAGCAAAGGTCGCCACCGCCTCGCAGTCTAGGACTGCATCAAGGTTGAGAGGCCTCAACCATCGCCCTACGCCATGTTGCCCGAGACAAACCGACTTAAGCACCGAAAAGACTTCAGCGCCGTATACCGCAAGGGAATGCGCCGTAACTCGGCCCATTTCAGCTTAAGAGCTCTGCGTAAACCAAAAAGCGCCGAATTTGCGAAACCGACAGCCGAAAAATCCTTGCAGCCAACTCGCACAGGCATTTCCATCAGCCTGAAAGTCAGCAAACGCGCTGTAGTCCGCAACCGGATTAAGCGTCAGATTCGGGCAGCTTTGCGACAGCTATTGCCCCGATTAAGATTCGGGTGGGATTTAGTAATTGTCGTGCGTCCGATCGCACAAGAGTGCAATTATGCAGAAATTCTGCAAGAATTAGAGCAGTTGTTGGTAGAAGCCGAGGTACTAGATGGGAATTCGAGAGGAAGTATATTATGAAGGCGGTCCCGCGCCGGGAGACTTGATCCTCAATTTACTCCTGGGGCTGACAGTCGTCGGAATCCCCCTAGCAGTAGGAGGAATTGTCCGGGCTCTGTGGCTGCGGTATCGGATCACGAGCCGTCGAGTGTCCGTAACTAGCGGTTGGATGGGGGGCGATCGCACAGACGTTATCTACTCAGATATAGTCAAAATCGTCACAGTACCTCGCGGTTTCGGGACTTACGGAGACATGGTGCTCACCATGAAAAATGGCAGCCGCTTGGAACTCAGAGCTATGCCGAAATTTCGAGCAATGTATGACTACATTAACGAAAAACTGCCCGCAGCCGCTCAAAAAGCAAACGCGGCCCAAGCTAAATAACCGAACCGCTTCGCCCTCAAATCAGGGTAAAGTGAGTGCGAGTATTGGCAAACTCATTACTACAAACCCGCAGACCGGGCGGTCGATCGACGGGCAATGTCCTAAGATAGAGACAAAACCCTAAAAATTGAGGCGGCTCGCCTTCAGCGGGTAAAAATAGTTCTCAACAGCAAACATAGAGCACCTAAATTAACTCAAAGCGAATGGATTTCGGTATCTCGTTTCTCTCCAACAACCTCATGCTCCCGATCCTAGATTTTTTCTACGGGATCGTGCCAAGCTACGGTTTAGCGATCGTAGCTCTGACGCTCGTGATTCGCTTTGCTCTTTATCCTCTCAATGCAGGCTCTCTTCGCAATATGCGGCGCATGAAAGTAGCGCAGCCATTGATGAAAGAGCGAGTAGATCAAATTCAAAAACTCTATAAAGAAAATCCTGCAAAACAGCAGGAGGAAATGAGCAAAGTATACAAAGAATTTGGTAATCCTCTAGCAGGATGCTTCCCGTTGGTGCTGCAAATGCCAGTGCTGTTTGCACTGTTTGCAACGCTCAGGGGTTCGCCGTTTTCTGACATAAATTACAGCGTCAACGTTCAAGTTTTGCCCAAAGAACAAATCGAAACTGTTCAACCGCAAGCTTTTGCTACACCGCCACAAAATATTTACGTCACAGGTACTTTTCATGCTCCTGTTGTGGGCGTAATTCCAGGCGGCGACAAACTGGGAATCGGCGACACAACCAAGATTAATTTTCAAACCCCAGAGGGCAAACCTCTCACAGCCCTAGCGGCAGAAAATAAGAGCGAAATCGACTTTGAACCACGCTGGAAAGTCATCAAAGGCGAAGAAGTGGTCAAGGTAGATGAACAGGGCAACATCACGGCTTTAGCGCCCGGTGAAGCCACAGTTCAAGGCACAATCCCCGGATTGGCTACTAACAAAGGATTCCTGTTTATTGAAGCTCTAGGCCGCGTTGGCGCGATCGACTCAGACGGTACACTCCACTGGGATATTTTGGTAATGATCCTGGGCTTCGGCATCAGTTTGTACATCAACCAAACCCTTTCAGGACAAGCACAAGGGCCAAACGACAACCCCCAACAGGCTACAGTTAACAAACTGACGCCAGTCATATTTTCAGGGATGTTTTTGTTCTTCCCGCTGCCCGCAGGCGTGTTGATGTATATGCTGATTGCTAACATCTTCCAAACTGTTCAGTCGTTCATTTTGTCCCGAGAACCGCTGCCCGAAAACCTCCAAAAAATAGTGGACGAAGCAGAGGCGAAAACAAAAAAAGATCAGGGATTAGATGCCCTTCCCTTTGAGCCAAAGCGTGCCAAGAAAAAGGCTTGATTTTAACAACAATGAAAGACTCTCAAATGCAGCGCGGACAGCAATGGTTAGAAGAATTGCTACAACTGTCCGCAATTCCTTCAAAAGTGGTATGCGAACAACAAGAAGATTGCTATTGGATGACAATAGATGAAAGCAATCTGACTCGAGAACAAGTTGCAATCTTAGTCGGGCCAAACGGTAATGTAATAGATGCCATTCAGTACCTCTGTAACACGGTTCAGAATATAGGTCAGGAAGTAGAGGAGTCAATTCCTTATACAGTTGAACTAAATGGCTATCGCATCCGCCGCCAAGAGGAATTGCGCTCGATGGCAGAGTACGCAGCAGATCAAGCCCGCTCGACGGGAGTTGAAGTTGAAATAAAATCGCTGTCTTCGGCAGAACGCCGTCAAGTCCACAGCTTTTTGAGCGAATGTGAGGATATAGAAACTTACAGTCAAGGACAAGAACCCGATCGGCGTTTGGTAGTGCGGCTGCGCTGACGCTAAAGAAGGAAGAAGGAAGAAGGAAGAAGGAAGAAGGAAGAAGTTAAAAATTAACTATTCCTTTTGACCTTGGAATTCAAGAAGTAGGAAGGTAAAAGATTATGGAGACAATTTATATCCCTCATCTACTCACAAAAACTGAGCGGAAAGAGGTCATTGATTTTGAAGAATTTATCCCCGATTTAGAAACTCTTACTCCGGTGCGAGGACGACTGCAAGTGGCTCACCAAGGGAATTATCTTGAGGTGAAGGCAAAAGCAGAAACAATAGTTACTCTCACCTGCCACAGATGCTTGAAGCAATACAATCATCGTTTGGTACTCAACTCATCGGAACTCATCTGGCTGGAAGAAACAGCAAATCAAATAGATTCAAGTTCAGCAGAAATAGAAGTTCCTTTAGAAGATTTGGTGGAAAATTTGTCCCCAGGTGGCTATTTCTCTCCGGGCGATTGGGTGTACGAGCAAATGTGTTTGGAACTGCCGCACAAACAGATATGCGATACTGAATGTCCGGGAATTTCTTTAACTGATGATGCAAATACAGAAAGCTCAGAAACAGTCTCCGACAGTCGCTGGGCGTCTCTGGAAGCACTTAAACGGCAATTGCCTTAGTCAGTTGACTAATAACTAATGACTATTTTTAGCGACGAGTTTGAACTACTGCTGCGATCGCGCTACCCCCTAATTTACATTCCCACACGGGAAGAAGAGCGCGTAGAAGCGGCGATCGCCCAAAGTGCCAAAAAACAAGGTTCTCGCGCCGTATACATCTGGGATTTTGTTGATGGCTACCAAGGCAATCCCAACGATACAGGTTTTGGCAAGCGCAACCCGCTGCAAGCTTTGGAATTTCTCGAAAAATTGCCCGCCTCCGCGCCGGCAATTTTTATTCTGCGGGACTTTCAGCGGTTTTTGGAAGATGTCTCGATTTCCCGCAAGCTGCGGAATTTGGCGAGACTCCTCAAATCAGTGCCCAAAAATATTGTCATCGTATCTCCTCTAATTTCGATCCCTGAAGACCTCAGCGAAGTGATGACTGTTTTGGAGTTTCCCCTGCCTGCGGCGACGGAAATCAAAATTGAGGTAGAAAGGCTATTAGGGGCTACCGGACAAGCTATTGAAGGGCGTTTGCTGGACGAAACAGTGCGCTCATGTCAAGGGCTGTCGATCGAACGAATCCGCCGAGTTTTGGCAAAGGCGATCGCCACCAGAGGCGAACTCCATCCCGACGACGCGGAACTGATTTTAGAAGAAAAGCGCCAAACAATTCGCCAAACTCAAATTCTGGATTTTTACCCAGCCCGCGAAAATATTTCCGATATCGGCGGTTTGGACAATCTCAAAGAATGGCTGCTGCGGCGCGGCGGTGCTTTTACCGAACGAGCCCGCCAATATGGTTTGCCGCATCCCAGAGGTTTGTTGTTAGTCGGAATTCAAGGAACCGGAAAATCCTTAACAGCAAAGGCGATTGCCCACCACTGGCATTTGCCTTTACTGCGCTTGGATGTCGGGCGCTTGTTTGCCGGATTAGTCGGGGAATCAGAATCCCGCACCAGGCAAATGATTCAGCTAGCGGAAGCTTTGGCCCCCTGCGTGCTGTGGATTGACGAGATTGACAAAGCTTTTGCGGGATTAGACGGTAAAGGGGATTCCGGGACAACCAGCCGGGTGTTCGGGACTTTTATTACTTGGTTGGCCGAAAAAACTTCCCCGGTGTTTGTGGTAGCAACAGCCAACAACATCCAGTCTTTGCCGCCAGAAATGCTGAGAAAAGGCAGGTTTGACGAAATATTTTTTGTGGGTTTGCCCAGCCAGGAGGAACGGCGGGCGATTTTTGAGGTACATTTGTTGCGGTTGCGATCGCACAGCATCAAAAATTACGATTTAGAGCGCTTGGCTTACGAAACTCCCGATTTTTCAGGGGCCGAAATCGAGCAAACTTTGATTGAAGCAATGCACATTGGGTTTAGCCAAAATCGAGACTTTACCACAGATGATATTTTAGAATCAGCTAGTCAGATGGTGCCTTTAGCCAGAACGGCTCAAGAACAAATCCAGTTTCTCCAAGATTGGGCCGCTGCGGGGAAAGCTCGCCTTGCTTCTAGATACGGCAGTTTGAGCCGCCGGATTCAGGGGTAAGCTTTTGAAGTCAGTAGTCAGTAGTTAGTAGCCAGTTGTCACTTGGCAGTTACCAGATTTTACTCAACATTCAGCAGTCAACAGTCAACCTTCTTCCCTCTTCCCTCTTCCCTCTTCCTTCTTCCTTCTTCCTTCATTTGCGGTTTTATGAACAGTGTATATAGCGTTTTCAAGTTTTTAGTGGGTTTTCTGCTCGCGATCGTCCTGATGGCAGGTGCTAGCGTGGCTGCTGCACTTTACTTCGCCGCTAAGCTAACTACTGTCCCCGAAAAACCTGTTTTTCCCAACGACAAAACAGCAGTTCAGGTTGCAGGCGCTGCGCCGAAGTCAACAGCCCAGGCTAGCCCTGTTTCTACATCTAGCGATGCCCCGTCTCCCAAACCCCTGGAACCGGGAGCTTACCGAGCTGTGGTGACTCAGCCGATCGGCTTAATTCTCCGGGATACTGGTAGCCGAGACTCGAACCGCATTGGCGGTGTTGGTTACAAGGAAAAAGTCGTAGTTTTGGAAGAGTCGCCCGACAAAGAGTGGCAGCGAATTCGGATTGAGGATGGCAATCGCGAAGGTTGGGTCAAAGGTGGCAATACTGAAAGAGTCGAGGGCGAATAGGACTTAGACAAAAAATATACTCCTCTGATGGTGAGGGCAGCGAAGCAATCGTAGTGTGCAGGTTGTTTACCAACCCCGGGGTTTTTCCTGTCTCTGGTTCCAAATATCGAGATCCATATTTATAAGAAAAAGTCAAGTTAAATTTATTTACGATATTTGCGATAGCAGTTTGATGCGCTGACACTGCGGGTGTGATCGCCCCTGGAAAATCCTGGATTTGACATAAAAGCCCAGCAGACAAAGGTTTCAACAGGTAAAACTCAACAGAAAAACTCGAAAATACATAATCCTAACTTATGTTATTCAGGAGAGTATGTTAAGAAAATTAGCAAAATTTTAAGGTTAGTTGCAAAACCCAGGCTGTTGTCCCTGGCGCAGAGGCAAGAGTGGTAGCTTGGATTACAAGATGTAAGTTTTCAGCTTAACAGCTACCAACCATAAAAAATATGTACGACAAACGTCCCGATCGAGATTTGGCGACTGCTGCTGTTACTGCAGCTTTGGGAGCTGGGGTCGTTACCTCTTTTGCGGTGAGCAGAGGGCAAAACCCGCTGGTAGCCATCGCAATTACTGTTTTTGCAGCGGGAGTAGCTGTAATTTGCGATCGGTTCGGCTTAATTTAAGCGATCGTCGATTTTTTAATACAAAGTCAACTTATCAAAAAATCCCCGCCCTATTTGCAACTAGCAAAAGTGGGGATTTTTAGTGGCTAGTTTTTTGGTTAATCAGCGGTACTTTCCTAGACCCACTCACCACATGAAGAAGCCGCGTTTCTTAACAAAAAACCTGCAATTTCAGGCTCTTTACCAGACAACAAATTAAGGTGATGACAGCCTGCTCGCAAGTCTTGTGGTAATTTCAGCGGCAGCCAGATAAAATATTAGCCAGCACTACCCCACAACTTATTCTCTTTTGGCCTTAAAGGCTAAGACTATGCCTGCCAACTTTTTGGCTGAGTCTCGCGCCTCTAGAAGCAGCGATGCTATCTTGGTTGTTACCTGTAATTATTTTTGACGGTAAATTTTTTAGAAAAACGGGTGCTTCGCGCTTTTCATGTAGAACTTAGCGTTGATAGAATCCAAGCCAAGCGTGCCAAAAATCATTTTTGGCAGTTTGCTCACACAACCCACCCACAATTTCACACTAAAAAATTATGGAATCTCTTGCTTACCTCGAACTTGCTCTTGTTTGCGAAGCACCCGCAGAGTCGAAAATTTTTGATGAGCCCAAGTGGCAAAACCTATCGAGTCAGACTTACGTCCGTTTGCTGTCT includes:
- the rpmH gene encoding 50S ribosomal protein L34, whose translation is MTQQTLHGTSRKRKRTSGFRARMRTATGRLVIKARRSKGRHRLAV
- a CDS encoding ribonuclease P protein component; its protein translation is MLPETNRLKHRKDFSAVYRKGMRRNSAHFSLRALRKPKSAEFAKPTAEKSLQPTRTGISISLKVSKRAVVRNRIKRQIRAALRQLLPRLRFGWDLVIVVRPIAQECNYAEILQELEQLLVEAEVLDGNSRGSIL
- a CDS encoding AAA family ATPase, encoding MTIFSDEFELLLRSRYPLIYIPTREEERVEAAIAQSAKKQGSRAVYIWDFVDGYQGNPNDTGFGKRNPLQALEFLEKLPASAPAIFILRDFQRFLEDVSISRKLRNLARLLKSVPKNIVIVSPLISIPEDLSEVMTVLEFPLPAATEIKIEVERLLGATGQAIEGRLLDETVRSCQGLSIERIRRVLAKAIATRGELHPDDAELILEEKRQTIRQTQILDFYPARENISDIGGLDNLKEWLLRRGGAFTERARQYGLPHPRGLLLVGIQGTGKSLTAKAIAHHWHLPLLRLDVGRLFAGLVGESESRTRQMIQLAEALAPCVLWIDEIDKAFAGLDGKGDSGTTSRVFGTFITWLAEKTSPVFVVATANNIQSLPPEMLRKGRFDEIFFVGLPSQEERRAIFEVHLLRLRSHSIKNYDLERLAYETPDFSGAEIEQTLIEAMHIGFSQNRDFTTDDILESASQMVPLARTAQEQIQFLQDWAAAGKARLASRYGSLSRRIQG
- a CDS encoding class I SAM-dependent methyltransferase, which codes for MLLPADQRTKLDDTDDNLFYSAPRFVTHVDDGFIEQLTGLYRERLKPNTRIFDMMSSWVSHLPDEMQFAHVEGHGMNEEELAKNRRLNHYFVQNLNANPKLPLPDAEFDAVVNCVSVQYLQHPDAVFAEIHRILKPGGIAIMSFSNRMFYQKAIAAWREGSEGDRVELVKGYFDSVKGANIPGFSKPEVIVRKPNLPSFMQMLRIASGDPFYAVVAHRQS
- a CDS encoding SH3 domain-containing protein, which produces MNSVYSVFKFLVGFLLAIVLMAGASVAAALYFAAKLTTVPEKPVFPNDKTAVQVAGAAPKSTAQASPVSTSSDAPSPKPLEPGAYRAVVTQPIGLILRDTGSRDSNRIGGVGYKEKVVVLEESPDKEWQRIRIEDGNREGWVKGGNTERVEGE
- a CDS encoding DUF177 domain-containing protein codes for the protein METIYIPHLLTKTERKEVIDFEEFIPDLETLTPVRGRLQVAHQGNYLEVKAKAETIVTLTCHRCLKQYNHRLVLNSSELIWLEETANQIDSSSAEIEVPLEDLVENLSPGGYFSPGDWVYEQMCLELPHKQICDTECPGISLTDDANTESSETVSDSRWASLEALKRQLP
- a CDS encoding RNA-binding protein, whose product is MKDSQMQRGQQWLEELLQLSAIPSKVVCEQQEDCYWMTIDESNLTREQVAILVGPNGNVIDAIQYLCNTVQNIGQEVEESIPYTVELNGYRIRRQEELRSMAEYAADQARSTGVEVEIKSLSSAERRQVHSFLSECEDIETYSQGQEPDRRLVVRLR
- a CDS encoding PH domain-containing protein, with product MGIREEVYYEGGPAPGDLILNLLLGLTVVGIPLAVGGIVRALWLRYRITSRRVSVTSGWMGGDRTDVIYSDIVKIVTVPRGFGTYGDMVLTMKNGSRLELRAMPKFRAMYDYINEKLPAAAQKANAAQAK
- the yidC gene encoding membrane protein insertase YidC translates to MDFGISFLSNNLMLPILDFFYGIVPSYGLAIVALTLVIRFALYPLNAGSLRNMRRMKVAQPLMKERVDQIQKLYKENPAKQQEEMSKVYKEFGNPLAGCFPLVLQMPVLFALFATLRGSPFSDINYSVNVQVLPKEQIETVQPQAFATPPQNIYVTGTFHAPVVGVIPGGDKLGIGDTTKINFQTPEGKPLTALAAENKSEIDFEPRWKVIKGEEVVKVDEQGNITALAPGEATVQGTIPGLATNKGFLFIEALGRVGAIDSDGTLHWDILVMILGFGISLYINQTLSGQAQGPNDNPQQATVNKLTPVIFSGMFLFFPLPAGVLMYMLIANIFQTVQSFILSREPLPENLQKIVDEAEAKTKKDQGLDALPFEPKRAKKKA